One Streptomyces formicae genomic window, GCCGAGCCACCGCCTCCGGAGCGCGGCTTCGAGTCGTGGCTCGACGGGCGCGAGGAGTATCCGGTGGAGGGCGGCCGCCGCTTCGTACGGCCCGCGCTGTCCGTCCGCGACGAGCGGGTGCGCGGCACCGAGTGGCGCCACACCGCATCGGCCGCGCTCGACGAGGAACTCCAGCTGCACTTCGAGGACCCCCTGCACCACCTCGCGATCAGCCTCGTCCACCGGCTGCGCGGCGATGTCGTCGAGCGGTTCGTGATCCTCACCCACGAGGGGGACCACCGCACCCGGCCGCTGGAAGTGCTGCGCGCGGACTCGGCGACCTGGACGCTGCCGCGCCGCGAGCGCTGGCGGCTCTCGCAGCTGCACGGCCGGTGGGGTGCCGAGTCACGCCTGACGCGCGGCGACCTCACGTACGGCGAGCAGACCATCGGCAGCAGGCGCGGGCACACCGGTCACGCCCATCTGCCCTGGGTCGCGCTCGACGCGGAGGGCGCGAGCGAGGAGAGCGGCGAGGTCTACAGCTGCGCCCTCGCCTGGTCGGGGTCCTGGCGGATCACCGTGCGCCAACTGCCCGACGGCGCCGTACAGATCACCGGCGGCATGGGCCACGACGACGCCGGGGTCACCGTCCTGCGGCCCGGCACGGCGATCGTCACCCCCGTCTTCGCCGGTCTGTGGAGCGGCGCGGGCTTCGGCGGTGCGAGCCGGGCCTGGCACGCCTACCAGCGCGCGCACGTGATCCCGGACGCGCGGACGGTCCGTCCGGTGCTCTACAACTCCTGGGAGGCCACCGGCTTCGACATCTCCGAGGAGCAGCAGCGGGCGCTCGCGCACCGGGCCGCGGACCTCGGCGTCGAGCTGTTCGTCGTCGACGACGCGTGGTTCGGCGGCCGCGTCGACGACCGGACGGGGCTCGGCGACTGGACGCCGAACCCCGACCGCTTCCCCGAAGGGCTGGGGCCCCTGGCCGACGAGGTGCACCGGCTCGGCATGCGGTTCGGGATCTGGGTGGAGCCGGAGATGGTCAACCCCGACAGCGACCTCTACCGCGCACACCCCGACTGGGTGCAGCACCAACCCGGCCGTGCCCGTACCGAGTTCCGCAACCAGCTGGTGCTCGATCTCACGCGCGCGGACGTACGCGCGTACCTGTGGAAACAGCTCGACGGGCTGCTCTCCAGCGCGCCCATCGACTATGTGAAGTGGGACTTCAACCGGAGCTTCACCGATGCCGGGCGGCCGGGCGACGCCGATCTGCCGGAGCTGTGGTGGGCCCACCCGCAGCACCTCTACGACCTCGTCGACCGGCTGCGGGCCGCGCACCCCACGGTGTCCTTCGAGTCCTGCTCGGGCGGCGGGGGCCGCGTCGACCTCGGCATCCTCGCCAGGACCGACCAGGTGTGGATCTCCGACAACACCGACCCCCTGGACCGGCTCGCCATCCAGCACGGCTTCAGTCAGCTGCACCCCGCGCGCGTGATGGCCGCCTGGGTCACCGACAGCCCCAACGTCCAGCTCAACGACCGGGTCAGCTCGCTGCGCTTCCGGTTCGTCAGCGCCATGGCCGGGGTGCTCGGGATCGGCGGCGACCTCACCCGGTGGGACGAGGGCGAACTCGCCGAAGCACGCGAATGGGTGGATCTGTACAAGGAGATCAGGCCCTTGGTGCAACTCGGCGACCTGTACCGGCTGCGCCCCTGGGACGGGGGCCTGAGCGCCGTGCAGTACGTGCTCGGCGACCATGCCGTGGTCCTCGCCTGGCTGCCGTCGCAGTCGTACGGCGAGGAGCAGGCGCCGCTGCGGCTGCGCGGGCTCGACCCGGCGGCGCTCTACGAGTGCCGGGACACGGGGGAGACCTACCGGGGCGGAGTCCTGTTGCGGCGTGGGCTGCTCACCGGCCTCCGAGGGGACCTGGACGCCGGGGTGTTCCGGCTGCGGAGGGTCTGACGGCGCGCGGCCCCGTCCTTATTCCGGCTTGGCGGAAACTTGACCGGTGGCTTATCTCACGCTCCGTCAACCCCTCCCTACGGTGGCGTAGGTCACTTAGAGAGGTGAAAGATGTGACTTTGTGAGCGCAGAGTCGACATCCTTCATCAATCACCCCATCAACAACGGCGTATTCAACTCCTACGCAGCGGTCGGCGACAGCTTCACGGAAGGGGTGGGCGACCCGGGCCCCGACGGCACGTTCGTCGGGTGGGCCGACCGTCTCGCCGTCCTGCTGGACGACCGGGTGCCGGAACACACCTTCCGGTACGCCAACCTCGCCGTACGCGGGAAGCTCCTCGACCAGATCGTCGAGGACCAGCTGCCGCGTGCCAAGGAGCTCGCCCCCGACCTGGTGACCTTCTGCGCCGGGGGCAACGACATCATCCGTCCCGGCACCGACCCCGACGAGGTCGCCGAGCGGTTCGAGCGGGCCGTCGCGGACCTCTCGTCGGCCGTCGGCACCGTCATGGTGACCACGGGCTTCGACACCCGGGGCGTGGCCCTCCTCAAGCACCTGCGCGGCAAGATCGCCACGTACAACATGCACGTGCGCGCGATCGCCGACCGGTACGGCTGCCCCGTGCTCGACCTCTGGTCCCTCAAGACCGTCCAGGACCGCCGCGCCTGGGACGGCGACCGCCTGCACCTCTCCGCCGAGGGGCACACGCGCGTGGCGCTGCGCGCCGGACAGGTGCTCGGCCTGGAGGTGCCCGCCGACCCGGACCAGGCATGGCCGCCGCTGCCGCCGCGCGGCACGCTGGAGGTGCGGCGCGACGACATCCACTGGGCGCGCGAGTACCTGGTGCCGTGGATCGGGCGGCGCATCCGGGGCGAGAGCTCCGGGGACCACGTGGAGGCGAAGGGCTTCCGCAACCCGCACACCATCAAGATGCACATCGAGGCGGCCTCCTGAGTCCTCTTGAAGCCTCCTGAGGACAGGAGCGCGACTCTGCCGACACCGAAGGCGTCCTTCCCCGGGAGGGCGCCTTCGTGCTGCGCGGTGACCGCGGAGTCACCGGTCCTCCCGCGTCCTGATCCATGCCACCAGGACCAGGCACGCGACCAGACAGCCCGACGCGGTGATCAGCAGGGCCGTGTCGGCGGCCGTCTCCGACCCCACGCCGTGGTCCTGGTCGGTGACGGCTCCGGCCAGGCCGACACCGAGCCCCGCGGCCACGGTGATGACCGTCTTGGTGACTCCGGACGCCTCACCGGCCCGCTCGGGGCGGATGACCCCCTGAGTGGCGATGAGCGTCAGGGAGTTGGCCACTCCGAGGACCGCGCCGCCCACCGTGGCGACGGCGACGTACAGCGTGAGGGACGAGGTCAGGGCGAGGCAGCCGAGCACCAGCGCTCCCGCGCACAGGCAGGCCGTCATCAGCCGGACCGCGGCACGCGGCGGCACCCGCCCGGCGAGCGGCCCGGCAACGGCCATGGCGAGGGCGGGGGCGAGGAACGCGGTGCCCGCGACGACGACCGACAGGTCCCACTGGCCCTGGAGCGTCAGGGGTACGACGAACAGGAACATCACCGTCGTCGTGTTAGCGGCGGCGCCGGCGAGCGTGAGCGCCATGTACGGCCCGTTGCGGAAGAGCGTGAGCTGCACCAGCGGGTTGGCGGCGGACCGTTCACGTCGTACGAAGAGGGCCAGCAGGCTCGCCGTGACGGCCGCGCCCGCCAGAATGGCGGGCCACGGCCAGTGGGGTCCGCGGTCGATGACGACGCTGAGTGCCGCGAGCGCGGCCGTGGCACTGAGCAGTCCGCTCCAGTCGACGGTGCGGGGCGCGCTGGCGTCGAAGCTCTCGGCGGTGCGCGCGGCGCAGAGCGCGCCGAGCGCGGCGAGAGGGACGTTGAGCCAGAAGATCGCCCGCCAGGACACCGTCTCGGTCAGGGCGCCGCCGACGAAGGGACCGCAGGCGGTGGCGATGCCGCCGATGCCGAGGGCCCAGCCCGTGGCGCGGCCGCGCAGCTCGGCCGGGTAGACGTTGGTCAGCAGGGAGAGGCCCACCGGCATGATCATGGCGGCGCCCGCGCCCTGGGCGACGCGGGCGCCCACGAGGACGGGCAGGGTCGGCGCGAGCGCGCAGGCCAGCGAGGCCGCGCCGAACACGGAGAGACCCGCGACGAGGAGTCGCCGACGGCCGAACAGGTCGCCGAGTCTGCCCGTTCCCAGCATCAGCGTGCCGGTCGAGAGCAGGTAGGCGCTGATCACCCACTGGAGACCGGCGCCGCCCGCGTCCACGTCGCGGCCGATCCTCGGCAGCGCGAGGTTCAGGCCGAACGAGTCGAGCTGGATGCAGAACACGCCCACGGACATGGCGATCAGCGCCCATCGCCGGGCGGCGAAGGGCGGCGGCGTCGCGCCGCCGGTGCCCTTCCTCACGGTCGTGCCCTCGCTCACGATTGCCCACTTCTCCTCGCGGCCGCCCCTGCCGGACGGGCCTGATCGCCGTCGCACGGGCGTGCGGCGGTAGAGACGGTGCCGGTGGCGGGGGAGAGGGCGCAGCCGAAGAGCGCTTCCGGATACGGAGCGCCGCTGCTGGAGAGGTGGGGAGAACGGGAGAGGTCTCGAAGTGCCATGTCGGCGGGGCCGGTTGCGAAGGTCGCCCTCGCAGGTCCTCGTTCGACGACAGGTCCGGCGCTCGATGAGCGGTGGAGACGAGATCACCGTAACGGACGTGGAGGTGCTTGCCAACACGTCCCCGGAGAGCGGCTTGTCGGGCCCGGGGAAAGCATTGAGCCATCACGGGCGGGGCGGACGCCGGTCCGCTCTTCGGTCGTTTCGCGGTGCTCTCGGCCCGTGCGGGTGGCGCCGCGCGCACTTGCCTCCCCATCGGCAACTCCCTGCTCAGCGAGGGGCGTTGAGTGATATGCGGATGCCTGTGCCGCCCGGTGCCCGGCGGGGCCGCGCACGCAGTGCAGCCGAGTGGTGACCTTCCGTACCGAACGGTCGGGTTCATGGTGTCTACACGGACTGGCTTCCTGGTCAGTTGCTGTGAAAACCCTGAAGGGTTCGGTTCCTTGGCGGTGCGGCTTGAATCCAACCCCGGGGTATTGGCCGCTGCTTCAACTTCCTGTTAGTAATTTCATGCGGCAGACGAATGCCATTCCTGTACCTCCCCCCATGGACCCAGGCGGATGTGATGTCGTTAGATGCGCAGGGGATCG contains:
- a CDS encoding alpha-galactosidase; translated protein: MIEIGTDGRTWLLSGPTSSYALRLTDRDELVHLYWGARIALADAEALAAEPPPPERGFESWLDGREEYPVEGGRRFVRPALSVRDERVRGTEWRHTASAALDEELQLHFEDPLHHLAISLVHRLRGDVVERFVILTHEGDHRTRPLEVLRADSATWTLPRRERWRLSQLHGRWGAESRLTRGDLTYGEQTIGSRRGHTGHAHLPWVALDAEGASEESGEVYSCALAWSGSWRITVRQLPDGAVQITGGMGHDDAGVTVLRPGTAIVTPVFAGLWSGAGFGGASRAWHAYQRAHVIPDARTVRPVLYNSWEATGFDISEEQQRALAHRAADLGVELFVVDDAWFGGRVDDRTGLGDWTPNPDRFPEGLGPLADEVHRLGMRFGIWVEPEMVNPDSDLYRAHPDWVQHQPGRARTEFRNQLVLDLTRADVRAYLWKQLDGLLSSAPIDYVKWDFNRSFTDAGRPGDADLPELWWAHPQHLYDLVDRLRAAHPTVSFESCSGGGGRVDLGILARTDQVWISDNTDPLDRLAIQHGFSQLHPARVMAAWVTDSPNVQLNDRVSSLRFRFVSAMAGVLGIGGDLTRWDEGELAEAREWVDLYKEIRPLVQLGDLYRLRPWDGGLSAVQYVLGDHAVVLAWLPSQSYGEEQAPLRLRGLDPAALYECRDTGETYRGGVLLRRGLLTGLRGDLDAGVFRLRRV
- a CDS encoding SGNH/GDSL hydrolase family protein, producing the protein MSAESTSFINHPINNGVFNSYAAVGDSFTEGVGDPGPDGTFVGWADRLAVLLDDRVPEHTFRYANLAVRGKLLDQIVEDQLPRAKELAPDLVTFCAGGNDIIRPGTDPDEVAERFERAVADLSSAVGTVMVTTGFDTRGVALLKHLRGKIATYNMHVRAIADRYGCPVLDLWSLKTVQDRRAWDGDRLHLSAEGHTRVALRAGQVLGLEVPADPDQAWPPLPPRGTLEVRRDDIHWAREYLVPWIGRRIRGESSGDHVEAKGFRNPHTIKMHIEAAS
- a CDS encoding MFS transporter, translating into MSEGTTVRKGTGGATPPPFAARRWALIAMSVGVFCIQLDSFGLNLALPRIGRDVDAGGAGLQWVISAYLLSTGTLMLGTGRLGDLFGRRRLLVAGLSVFGAASLACALAPTLPVLVGARVAQGAGAAMIMPVGLSLLTNVYPAELRGRATGWALGIGGIATACGPFVGGALTETVSWRAIFWLNVPLAALGALCAARTAESFDASAPRTVDWSGLLSATAALAALSVVIDRGPHWPWPAILAGAAVTASLLALFVRRERSAANPLVQLTLFRNGPYMALTLAGAAANTTTVMFLFVVPLTLQGQWDLSVVVAGTAFLAPALAMAVAGPLAGRVPPRAAVRLMTACLCAGALVLGCLALTSSLTLYVAVATVGGAVLGVANSLTLIATQGVIRPERAGEASGVTKTVITVAAGLGVGLAGAVTDQDHGVGSETAADTALLITASGCLVACLVLVAWIRTREDR